In Pikeienuella piscinae, the sequence GTTTCCTCGATCCGATCCCGGGTGTTCTGGTGTTCGTCGCGCTGGCGGCCTGGGCGCCCGCCGCCGTCGGACTCTTGCGCAGGGTGGTCGGCGCCGTCTCGACGGCCGAGTGACCACGACGCGCCCCGCGCGCGGCTTCCGACCGCCGGTTCGACCCGCCCGAAGGTTCTCGACTATGTTCCGGCTTCTGTGACGGCGACGATGTTTCCGACCTGATCGAACGTGACGCGGGCGCCTGTCGCGGCCGAGTGGAAGACCATGCGCGGCCTGTCGCCGCCGCTTCCCCCCCGCTCGAACCAGCTTGAGATCGAGCCGAGGCGTATCCCGTCCTCCAGTTCGCGGCGGCTGATCGAGAAGGCCGCGGCGAGCTTGTCCAAATCAACCTCCGTCCTGTCATCGGAAAGCATGATTCTCATCATCGCAGCTCCATCTTCTTCATGAGCGGCGCGCTTGTCTCTCAATTCACCACAGGCGCCGGTCCCCCGGGTCGGGCGCCGAGCCAGGCGCATTCCGCGATCGTGGTCCGGTCCAGCTCCGCGAGAAACGCTTCGCGCGCGGCGGAAAGCTGCGGGCGCAATCGGCAGTGGGGCGTCAACAGACAGCCGCCGCCATCGGCGCGGAAACACTCGACGACGGCGAATTTCCGCTCCAGGTGGCGCACTACCTCACCCAGCGTGATCGCCTGCGCCGGCCGCATCAGCCGCAGCCCGCCGGCCCTGCCCCGCTGCGAGACGATGAAGCCGCCACGTCCGAGATCGCGCACCACCTTGGCCAGGTGATTCTGCGAAATCGCGAACTCCCCTGCGATCCGCCCGGTGGAGATCGCTTCGTCCGGCGCGCCCGCGAGGCGCATCAGAACCCTCAATCCGTAATCCGTGTAAGCCGCGAGGCGCATGAACGCTCCTCATTTCAGTATTGACAATACCGAATATAGCGGAAGATATTATGCATTACAAATGCCGAATATAGAGCGGATCGGGGCGCGGCCCCGCCGCCACAATCGCCGGGGCGGCGATTCGAACGCCCCGACTTGCGGAGAGAGCCATGACCGAGCCGTTTTCCACCCTGCAGGACCAAAGCGTCGGCGAGATCGCCGCGCAGCTTCCCGGCGCATCCGGCGTCTTCCGCCGGTACGACATCGACTTCTGCTGCCATGGCGAGGTGAAGCTGGCGGAGGCGGCGAGCAAACGCAATCTCGACCTTGGCGAGCTGAACGCGGCGCTGAACGCGCTGGACCCTGGCGCGACCCCCGACGCCCCTCAGGAGACCGAGGCGCTGATCGAGCATATCCAACTGCGCTATCACAATGTCCACCGCGTACAGATCCCGGAATTGATCCAGCTTTCGGCCAAGGTGGAGACCGTCCACGCCGCGCACCCGAAGGCCCCGAAGGGCCTCGCCGACGCGCTCAGAGCGATATGGGGGGATCTGGAGGTGCATATGAAGAAGGAGGAGCTGATCCTCTTCCCCGCCATGCGCCGGCAGGCGGCGGGCCGGCTCACCACGCCGATCGAAGAGATGCGTCACGATCACGACGCGCAAGGCGTCTTTCTGGAGAAAATGGCGCGGCTGACGAATGATTACACGCCGCCCGAGGACGCCTGCAAGTCATGGCGGGCGCTTTGCACCGGAGCGGCGCAGTTGCGAAAGGACCTGATGGAGCATGTTCATCTGGAGAACAACGTGCTCTTTCCCCGGTTCGAAGAAGGCGCATGAGCGCTGCTTCGCCGGGAGGCGGGTTCTAAATCATGGACTGGATCGAGTTCATCGCGGTCTTCACCGCGTTCTACGTGTTGCACTCCGTACCGGTGCGGCCGCCGATGCGCCCCTGGCTCGTCGCCCGTCTCGGTCACGCCGGCTTCGGCGTCGCATACTCGTTCGTATCGCTGGCGATGCTGGTCGCGGTCTTCGTTGCGGCCGCGCGGGCGCCCTTCGTCCTGCTCTGGCCGGAGCCGCCCTGGGCGGACTGGCTGGTGCTGGCGGCGATGTTCACGGCCGGGCTAATTCTCGGGCTCGGCCTCTTCCGACCGAATCCGTTCTCCTTCGGCGGCCGGCGGAACGCGGCGTTCGATCCGCAGCGACCTGGCGTCCTGCGCTATCTGCGCCATCCGGTTCTGGCGGCGTTCCTGCTCTGGGCCGCGGCGCACCTGGTGGTGAACGGCGACCTCGCGCATGTCGTGATGTTCGGCAGCTTCGGGCTCTTCGCGCTGCTCGGCATGCGGATCATAGATCGCCGCCGCCAGCGCGAGATGGGGGCCGAGGCCTGGCGCGATGCGGTCGCGCGAATGCGCGCCGCCCCCTTCCCCCCGCCCGGCGCGGCGGCGGCGCGGGGCGCGGCGGCGCTCGCGGCGGCGTCCGCCGGGGTGCTTATCCTGATGCTGCTGCATCCCTATTTCGCCGGCGTCGACGTGCTCTGGCGATTCGCGCCCGGAGCCTGAAACGACCGGTCAGCGCGCGTCGCCGTCGCCTGCGGCGAGGATCGCGTCGAGCGCCGACGTGATCGGCATTTCCGCCCAGGGCGCGCCCGATGTGCGCTCCAGCGCCGCGGCCACTCCGGCGACGGCGCGCGCCACCGCCGCCTCCAGATCCAGCCCGAGCGCGAGGCGCGCGACGGTCAGGCCGGCCAGAAGATCCCCGGTCCCGGCCGGGCGCACCGGCAGATGCGCGACCTCGATCGCGCTGCACGACGTCTCGGTCGCCGTCACCGTAGCGAGGAACCCGGGCCGGCCCGGAACCGGAACCGAGGTCGCGACCACGGCCGGCCGGCCGAGCGCGGCGCGGGCGCGACGAACATCCGCGGCGCAGGTCACCGGGGCGCCGGAGAGCGTGGCGAGTTCGAACGTGTTCGGCAGAAGGATGTCGGCTAGCGGCGCCAATTCGCGGGCGAAGGCGTCGCGCAGATCCTCATCGACGAAATAGCCGAGATCGGCGTCCCCCATGACCGGGTCGCAGGCGTAGACGACGTTCGGATTCGCCTGCTTCGCGCTGGCGACGAAAGCGGCCACCGCGCGCGCCGTGTCCGCCCGGCCAAGAAAGCCGGAAAGAATCACCGCCGCCCGTTGATGCAGGCCGCGCTCGCGAAGGCCGGTCAGGATGTCCTCGACAAGGGCGGCGTCCAGCACCTGGCCGCGGACGGTGGCGTAATGCGGGTGGTTGGAAAGCAGCGTGGTGGGCGCCTCGACCACCTCCACCCCGCAAGCGCGCATCGGGAAGGCGGCGGCGGAATTGCCGACATGGCCGAAGGCGACCTGGCTCTGGATCGAGATGACGAGCGGCGGCGGAGAGATGGACATGGGGGCGTCTCAACCCGGCGTTTCAATGCGGCGGGTCCAGTCCTCCGTCCGGCCGTTGGCGAGCCGCGCCTCCGCGAGACGGCGCCAGCTCTCGGGCAAGCCCGGCAGCGCGGCGAATTCTGCGAGGGCAGGCTTGTTCATCCGGTCATGGTAGAGAAGATTCGAAACGCGCGCGATGGTCCAGTCGGGATGCGGGCGCCGGACGAGCGTCGCGGTCGCGCCGGGCCCGATCTCGCCCGGCTCGATCACGCGGAAATACCAGCCGCTGCGCCCGGTCGTCTGCACCAGCCGCGCCATTTCCGGCCGGTCGAAGCGCAGATTCAGCCGCCAGCAGGGCTGGCGCCCTTGGCTGACTTCAAGCAGCGCATCGCCCGCCCGCCACTGGTCGCCGAGGCGAATGTCGGCCTCCGTCGCCCCCTCGACGACCAGATTCTCGCCAAAGGCTCCGGGGCGGAACGCTGTCGCCGCCGCCGGCAGATCAGCGGCCCAGAGCGGATAATTGGCGGCAGCGTAGGCGTGGACGGCCTTGTCCCGACCCCCGTGATGGCGCGTGTCGCCCTGCTCATCGCCATCGATCCCGGTCTCGGTCGCAATGACGGGACCGGCGACCGGCGTCTTCCTGATGCCGCTCGGCACGCCCTTCGGCCCGAGCGGCCGCACCTTGCCGACGCGCAGCTCTGAAATGAAGAACTCGGCCATAGTGGATCGTCCACCCCCATCCGAACCGCGAGCGCGGCGCTATCGACTCCCGCGCGCGGCGCGCGGCTCTTCCTGACGGGATACGACGATGTCCGATGGCGATCAAATCGGAAGCGCCGACGCCGCGCGACGCGTGATAGGGGCGGGACGCATGAAAGAACTCGGGGACGGGTTCGACGCCGCGCGAGCGGCGATGCGCGCGCCGCCGGATTTACGCTCCAATCCACAAGGGACGGTCGGTTTCCGGCTCCGGGGAGTCCTTGGACCGGACTGGCGCCCGGCGGGAAGGCGACCGGATGGCCGCCGCTCCCGATCCGGATCGTTCCGGGCTCGCGCTAGTAGATGTAGCGGATCTGTTCGGTCCAGAAGCGCTCCATCCCGCGAAGGTGCAGGATCATCTCCCGCATCGCGCCGCCGCCGAAATCCTTGCGCGCCGCGAGAAGATCCGCATGCCGCTCGAAAAGCTCGCCGACGATCCGGCGCACCTGCCTGCCCTCCTCGGTCAACCTGATCCGCACCGCGCGCCTGTCGATCTCGCAGCGCTGGTGATGCATGTAGCCGGCGTCGACCAGTTTCTTCAGATTGTAGGAAACGTTGGAGCCCTGATAGTAGCCGCGGCTTTTCAATTCGCCCGCGGTCACCTCGTTCTCGCCGATATTGTAGAGCAGCAGCGCCTGCACGCTGTTGATGTCGAGCCGACCGAGCCTTTCGAACTCGTCCTTGATGACGTCGAGCAACAGCCGGTGCAGCCGTTCGATCAGCGCGAGAG encodes:
- the pdxY gene encoding pyridoxal kinase, translating into MSISPPPLVISIQSQVAFGHVGNSAAAFPMRACGVEVVEAPTTLLSNHPHYATVRGQVLDAALVEDILTGLRERGLHQRAAVILSGFLGRADTARAVAAFVASAKQANPNVVYACDPVMGDADLGYFVDEDLRDAFARELAPLADILLPNTFELATLSGAPVTCAADVRRARAALGRPAVVATSVPVPGRPGFLATVTATETSCSAIEVAHLPVRPAGTGDLLAGLTVARLALGLDLEAAVARAVAGVAAALERTSGAPWAEMPITSALDAILAAGDGDAR
- a CDS encoding DUF6522 family protein: MMRIMLSDDRTEVDLDKLAAAFSISRRELEDGIRLGSISSWFERGGSGGDRPRMVFHSAATGARVTFDQVGNIVAVTEAGT
- a CDS encoding NnrU family protein — protein: MDWIEFIAVFTAFYVLHSVPVRPPMRPWLVARLGHAGFGVAYSFVSLAMLVAVFVAAARAPFVLLWPEPPWADWLVLAAMFTAGLILGLGLFRPNPFSFGGRRNAAFDPQRPGVLRYLRHPVLAAFLLWAAAHLVVNGDLAHVVMFGSFGLFALLGMRIIDRRRQREMGAEAWRDAVARMRAAPFPPPGAAAARGAAALAAASAGVLILMLLHPYFAGVDVLWRFAPGA
- a CDS encoding MOSC domain-containing protein; its protein translation is MAEFFISELRVGKVRPLGPKGVPSGIRKTPVAGPVIATETGIDGDEQGDTRHHGGRDKAVHAYAAANYPLWAADLPAAATAFRPGAFGENLVVEGATEADIRLGDQWRAGDALLEVSQGRQPCWRLNLRFDRPEMARLVQTTGRSGWYFRVIEPGEIGPGATATLVRRPHPDWTIARVSNLLYHDRMNKPALAEFAALPGLPESWRRLAEARLANGRTEDWTRRIETPG
- a CDS encoding RrF2 family transcriptional regulator is translated as MRLAAYTDYGLRVLMRLAGAPDEAISTGRIAGEFAISQNHLAKVVRDLGRGGFIVSQRGRAGGLRLMRPAQAITLGEVVRHLERKFAVVECFRADGGGCLLTPHCRLRPQLSAAREAFLAELDRTTIAECAWLGARPGGPAPVVN
- a CDS encoding winged helix DNA-binding protein is translated as MSIHERLEEREAAIAPEAMVTSYVEALALIERLHRLLLDVIKDEFERLGRLDINSVQALLLYNIGENEVTAGELKSRGYYQGSNVSYNLKKLVDAGYMHHQRCEIDRRAVRIRLTEEGRQVRRIVGELFERHADLLAARKDFGGGAMREMILHLRGMERFWTEQIRYIY
- the ytfE gene encoding iron-sulfur cluster repair protein YtfE — translated: MTEPFSTLQDQSVGEIAAQLPGASGVFRRYDIDFCCHGEVKLAEAASKRNLDLGELNAALNALDPGATPDAPQETEALIEHIQLRYHNVHRVQIPELIQLSAKVETVHAAHPKAPKGLADALRAIWGDLEVHMKKEELILFPAMRRQAAGRLTTPIEEMRHDHDAQGVFLEKMARLTNDYTPPEDACKSWRALCTGAAQLRKDLMEHVHLENNVLFPRFEEGA